ttatctcaagtttgatacgtcattgtatgaatgtataactgatgattgtaatgtcttttgtgtactattcttatttgattgcttgaaatgaacaatttcaaatcaaaatcacatTTTGATTTCTGCATTTTACCCATAACCTGAAAAAGTCATAAGCTGCTTTCGCAGTGGTTATCTGGAACTATTTAGCCGTATTAAACCCCAATGCAACCCTTTAAACTGTGTCCCAAGAAAGGGGCAAAACactgtcccatttttaaagttaatgGAAAAACTCCACGGTGGATTCAAACCCATTCAAACAATAGTCTCATGGCTGTTAATTCCATCTGTACAGTTTCCTCAGATTTTACAGCAGATGAGAGGATGGAGATCGAGAGCATCAAAATGTATAAGAAGGACCTTCTGGATGACATCCAGGTAATGTCTGTACATTTCAGTTAGACTCCACAATAGGCTTTAGTTACatttaataatgaaaataataatacacctaatttttgtttcactttgtcCAGAAGCTAAAGTCAGAGATAGATAGTGTCATGGCACAAATCCTCAGCTTTGAGTCTGCAGAAGAAAAGTGAGTTTCTCCTTGAAGACATCGCCGCTGTCTGAACAATTACATTTCATTGTCCTTTGTTACCGATTATAAAAATCCCTAACACAAACAGATCTCCACACAAGAAAAAGATACAATCaatcaaagtttcttttttttaagttttacaatTTCAGTTAATTTTTCTACAATTGTGATTTGCAGCAAAGATATGGAGAGGACGAAACAATTctcaaatggaaagaaaaaattcaACATGGATCCTAAGAAGGTGAGTGGAGAGACATAAAGCTCCATAGAATaaatgtgtttcaaaataaggaaaaaaaaaggtatttttcatTCTTAAAGGTTTTACagtgcttaaagacccactctaatgaaaatcctgttcttAGTGTTTTTAACCGTctcttgtgactttttttctcattatggaggacatataaaaagaaaatcaagctcaaaattgcatttctgagtattattcTATTCGTGTGAAAcaagagcagataaaaaaatacagtttaaaaaagagcgtatttgttaCATAGAGAACACACTgaacgggccacaagcttcctgcttcattctgatgaatccacttgcagacgactagctCCATgcacttctttgttttcctagcatctggctcaaaactgcccAGTTGGATTGCTACAATTTTGCTTGCTATTTTTGTTCccctggtaatgttaggttgagggtatGAGTGGCTGCAAGCTAGAGAGAGAGACTGCGTAAACAGAGAGCAACAATTGGGGGAAGAGGGGCAAACCAacaatcctgcccacaactatgaggtgaatttctaatgagctgctgccgctgtgcagaaactgtctaataaaaacaacacaatttttgaccaaaaatggcataatcataattaaaagaccacttttacAGTTGATTAAAAGAGGATCAGAGCTCTGAATAGCGTATTCGTGTCACTCCAATGTGTCACTTCCGTTCAAAGTGGGGAGGCTGTCAGTCTGTGAACTGACTCTTAAGAAGGGACAGTGAAGTTTCAGTGGTTTGTCTTGTTGGTTCTAATATCTTGAAAGAGGAAATGTATGCAGATGAGGTGACAGAAAATGGATAAGCTGGTGAACCTGTGGGAAACTTACAAGAATATATATAGACTATTAAACATTTTGGGTGGCTTAATTTATAGGTACTTCTTTTGTAGCTGAAAGAGGAAGAGAAATTAGTTTCAAGGAATTGGGATTTTGAGAGGTTGCAAGCTGCATGCTATTACCAGTTGGATATGAGGTCATTGTGAAAGCAACAGCTTGCAGCCAGAGGAAAGCATTCTTTTAACAGAGTCACCAGTCCCTGTTCAGATGCATATGCAGTAACCTGAAATAAACATTGTGTGAACCTTTTGTGCAGGGCATCAGTTACTTAGTGGAGAACAAGCTGCTGGATGGAAGTCCTCAATCCATTGCTGAGTTTCTCTACAAAGGCGAGGGACTTAACAAGACTGCCATTGGAGAATTCCTTGGAGAAAGGTGAGACATAATAGACAGTTTACCTGCAGATATGAAAGTGCGGggacagaggtcagaggagtgAAAGGTCTGAAAGACTCACTTTgataaaaacagtgtttttggtgtttttaacatgcttgtATGGcgtttttttgatgatggaagaTAGAGAAAGTtagttaaaattgcatttcttaatattttttttttcaaatttctgtgaatcagaagcagttgaataatgccatttgaaaaagagctcatttcTTCCATAGAAATTGTGCTCCATACTCTGAGCTCTCATCAactgggaggggaagggggatggggttgttctaatgaactcctgccgctctgcaggaactatgtcctagaaaggcaaaggtttttgattttgccaaaaaaaaccataatcatacagtaattaaaagaccactggaaccCTTTTATAATGGATCAAAAGAAGACAAGTATATGAAAAAGTAGACAGTCAAGAAACAAAACATGTGATTAAATTATTGTTATCCACATACTAAATGGCTACACATGAGGAAGACCGGCTCTcagagctgcttttttcttgggaGGGTGaaactttgtccttttttttttctcccatcaCACAGGGAGGAACTCCATCTCCAGACCCTGAAGATGTTTGTGGAATTGCACAAGTTCTCGGATCTAAACCTGGTCCAGGCGCTCAGGTCATCACCCTTTACTCTTCAGTTGATGAAAAATACCTatcatttttttagaaataaaagacaaggaaaatgaGTTTTTAGATGTGTGTGGATAttataaaaacctaaaattgacctttttgtttatgaggaacTGACAAAGAGCAATTGTATACCTGGCATGTGACACATGTTCAAGAAAgagttaaacacatttttggcttAGTGCAAAATGTAAAAGTCGTGTAAGTCTTGCAAATTTTGctgcagactttttctttcgcagcttttttctgatatatgaaagacttggtatcaaattattgatttctccttcatcaattttcaaatggttagcACTGCCGTGAATTCAAATGGACGCCATCAAAACAGCaccaccaaatccaagtcccccGTTTAATGGCGTCCATTTTAATTCACAGACAAACCGcaattatacatttttcttcGAGATCATGTTTGCAATGGTTAgcacttccatgttttgaaaaagacgCTACCCACATGTCACTATCAAATCAAGTCCCTGATGCCCCCACTCACAAAACcaatttcctaaaataaaaaaagtaaaattattttaagaaagcacctcacaacttttttttggtttcatttaaacacatttaacaaATTTAATGACAATTGAACAGACATTTtatgtctttgcaaaaaaagagggaaaaaaaggatttgatttAATATTAAAAGCAATATATCAGCTTCTGAACCATCAGTTGTTGTTGCTGGGATGTTAATTTtgctttatattattttttttccttttggatgTCTcatgtatttattcttttagtATATTATAGAGtgcaagggggaaaaaagtttcagacgatgtttcttttacatttctaaatagcattttacattttaaaaatgcaatgtgAAAGCGTGGCCCATGCTTTGATTTACAGGCTGTGGCAAATACTCAAGATCCTTAGGCCTGATTCCAATTCACTTTGGAACCAATAAACTGTTTAtggaatttattttgaaaactgtttattattataataataataataatacattttatttataaggcgcatttctgggcactcaaggtcgccgcacagcatgtatacagtataaaCTTCACTTCACTATTCtattaaaaagattttgaacactttaaaataatacaccaaaaatgttatttaatggTGTGCATTTCTTGTCATTGACACATTATTGGAGAAATTGAGACAAAGCAAGTCTGGGATCAGGAATTATTTTTTACCAACTTGCATGTGACATTCTATTTGACTGAAGCAGTGAGTTTCATAAATGTCATGGTTTTATAGATATgatgacagaaaaatgaaagccTCTCCCACTgagaaatttaatttaaaaatctcTAAGATCTTAGTTACCTTTTTTTGCTCTtgataaatacaaatacaaagttACAGAAGCAATATGCCGGGCTTAGATTTTAATTGACACTGTCACTTCTTCCCTCCTGGTTTCATGATTGAAAATAACTTTCAATAAcattgaaaaagtttgtttttatgatttgaacTTTTCTTATGATAGAAACTGCAGTGTAAAAAGACGATCAATTCTTTTGATTCTTAACCAAAAACATCTTTTGCAGTTTCACAAACTGTCACTGTGAGGGAACTACATCATCTTATAACTGCTGGTTATTTCCACAGTTATATTACCAGTCATATCTTAGATTTTTATCAGAAAGTCTATAACACAAACTGACTTTGCCATCAGACACAAAAATTTTTGGAGGAAAAGACCAAAATGCCAAATTTAACGACTTGTAATGGTTGTAGTTTAAATCAATCAAAGCTTATTCATAGAGTTTATAACCATGGTTGTCAAAAGATGCttcaaaaggaaagaaaaagagatcAAACTAAGCTTTTATAGTTACAATTCCTTAACCCTAAAGGGTTTATTTTGTAATCCCCATGCTGGGTAAGCAAAGGATGACAATGGCGAAGAAACTATAAATGGAAGTCGTGAGAAAAAAGATTCTAATAGAATCACAGTTAATAAAAGAGACCATTAAATGATACCAGATGGAGTCCAAGAGGACACGAAAAGTGCTGGAACATCTGTCGTAGGAGGTATTAGATTGTTAACTGCAACCATAAGAAAAGATAAATTAAAGCAGATGGACAAAGACAAGATCCTTAGAAAAGTCAGTTattgccttagtcacaactgctcaTGCACATTTGTTCCAGAGGCATGCTAGGGCGACAGGTTGtaatgaacatttaaacaacaCATATGGCTAAAGTAGGCCctaatgctatgttcacaccggcctcTGCAACGTGCATTCAAGCGCTTTCAAGAACACAGGGCACAtgtgcagtgtgaacgtagtatACTTACAAATGTATCCTTAGAAATACATCAAGATGTACTTGCCACACAAATGACAACCAtatatgttccattttcatgacgtcccttgaggtggccgcaaaagcctcaagggaactaaTGCAACCACTCCTGCTACAACCTTCAACGGCCCCAGTCaaaccaaaaacccacagcacccatTCAGGTCAACCACCTAAGTCATTAgggacagaaaaaataaatgaattatgtTACAGACGTAAGTCATAAGGAAGCAGAAGGGGTCAGAAAAAAGACAACTATACATTATGAAAGTACAGAAGAACATGCTAAAGatgtacaaaagaaaaactaaatgggTGAGTTTGTCAAAAACTTGTCAAAACTGTTTTGTCCCATGTCCTCTTTCATATGACAGGCAGTTCCTGTGGAGTTTTCGTTTGCCAGGTGAAGCTCAGAAGATTGACCGAATGATGGAGGCCTTTGCCACACGCTACTGCGAATGCAACACTGACGTCTTTCAGTCAACCGGTTAGCTTTACTAAATCTATTTCCTCGCTTGACTGCAAGAACAAaaatgtctacatgcctaagcAAGACTGGTTATTTTTGAATGATGACATAACTTCAGAGTTGTTTCTCCTTTTTGCtgctacttttattttttgttttatttttattattgcttgATTGACAAAATGCTGTGATAAGTAAATAATTAATGAAGCTACTTGATCatcacttgtgtttatttttctactaTAAAAAATACTCTTTGACCCTAGATACCTGCTACATCTTGTCATTTGCAATCATCATGTTGAACACCAGCCTCCACAACCCCAACGTGAAGGACAAAACACCTCTGGAGCGCTTCATATCCATGAATAGAGGCATCAACAATGGAGACAATCTTCCTGATGATTTGCTTTCAGTAAGAGCCTCCAGGAGGTTACCCTTTTTCAACCAAAGCTACCGGTAGTTTGTACCTAACAGCCTGTCCCAATGGTTCTTTGGTAAAAGCGGGTCCCACCCTGGACAATGGGAGTCTATTTTATTTGGGATGCTCcgtgtttttttaaggttggAAAAGTAATTGGACTGATAGCAGCAGGTTGTACACCTTTATGAGCCTATAAAGGCTCATAAAATGTGGGATTGAAACTAAGAATGGGATCTAAAACCTGCTCAGGAATTAACTTTGTGCAGGACTGTAGCACAATCTAGGGACTCTAAAAGTCATGATGTTTATTCAAATTACAAAAAGGAACCAAAATTAAATGATAACATTACTGATCTGAACGTTTCTGGAGATTGATGTTCTTAAGAACAAGAACCCAAACATTTCTATGGACTTGCACTGCCAAAAGTCTAGTGATccaattattcagtacagtgtttttcttgtttattgtggaagttacattctaaaaataacctgtaaTAGGTGAAATATGCAAAATAAGATGAGAGATGTTTTAACCCATCAGAATTCAGACCGAATTTTTATTAATATGAAAATTATGTGGGATATACAAcagaccaagtggaccacaaaacatttctgatgtttttctgttagtGATGTCATTGTGGGTTCTTATGGGtcaaggctgtaaaacccctcacaaCTTACTTCGTGCATCTTTCTCAGACAGATGTTAACATTTTCAcgtttttctctcatgtttaaactctcaaagttcaaaccttcctacaaaaataagtccagtttcatagaatgaaaccaaaaatcaaataattttgtAAAGGAGACAtggcatggaggagattgattgccagccaatcaggacgcagaacacaatgcgttgtataaacaaaacaatacatGCACAATCttgtgatgacgatataacttgcagtacatgaacaaatagcaaaaccttttttgtcatttcattgcaacagtttaatttagataagagtcaacataaattaaattatactccaaataacGCTAGTCGACATAGGAGGAGATCATCTAACATAAAATAGCTCCATCCGATTAGTCAACAACGTGAgcgggtccatctgattggtcaaatgcatcaATGGATttattaaacacttcaagctgccacgGGATTGTTttaggtaaccatttattgcaattttagCCGTCTTTTGTGAtgtgcgtattgcacagcttgaaattgcgacaacgataaatttgcgatttattgtgcaggcctactgttCTATATCACCTAAAATACAGTATTTATCTTTTCTGATTGTATCAGTCCAGAGTTGATTTGGACATGCACTACTATAATCGTTAGAGTAATAGTAATTGTTTGATGCTCTTTCCCGCAGAAACTTTATGCGAGCATACGTGACGAACCATTCAAAATACCAGAAGACGATGGGAATGATCTAACTCACACCTTTTTCAACCCTGACAGAGAAGGCTGGCTTCTCAAGCTTGGtaaaattcttaattttttcttaactttatttttattagtttttgttacatgaAAACAAACTACAAACCACAATCAAAACAGTGGTCATCCTAGGTGCTTCTTGTATCTATTTGTTGTAAATTGTCCATTTCTTCCACTTTTGGTGTAATTGTGCCTCTTTCAGTCTAAGTCTGTATGTTATTGTTTCCgttgaataaatgtttttaattgttgaTGTCCACTGCTCCTTTGATGGGATCAACGTAGTGCCCCAGTACctggttaatgtttttttgtctgctagTGACATAACTTTGAATAAGTATTTGTCACTTTGGTGAATTGAGTTTcctgagaaaatgtaaaaataaaacggtTCTGGTTCCAAAGGAATTGTATATCCCAGCACTTTGTATGTAATATTACACACCATCTTCCAAAACCCTGTTACATTCAAACAATTCCAGAATACATGAGAATGATCTACATTTACTTCTCCACATTCACGCCAAcagctctgatttgtttttaactgtttgttcTTCAGCTTCGGTGTTATGAAAAATCTTATAAGGTTATTCCAGGCGAACTCTTTCCATGTTCGAGATCCAGTGGTGGTATGGTGGTGTCTCCACATGTCTAACCAATCCTGCTCAGTTATCtttatgtttaattatttttccccGTTATCTTTTACATTTAacgttgtgtttttgtcattctCTGTTAAAGATTTATATAGTGAACTAATAATTTAGTATTGCTGTCCTTATGTacctttattattgtttgaaTGATCCCACTCTCACCTCCAGAAGAGCCACTGTGTATTGCAGTCTTACAGTAGTTTCTTATttgtaaataacaaaaaaaattcagtttttcaaGGTGAAATTGCTTTGCCAAGCTCTCAAAACTCTCCAGCAGTCTGTCCTTCTTTCTAACAAGCACCATGCTGTAATTCCGTTTGTTGTCCAATATTTATAAGTTGGATCATATACTGGTTTAAATTGCCTATCATATGCTAcccattttaatatttttgcacTATTTacgattttgtatttttgcagtaGTTTTAAGCATATAGTTAGTATATGATTTGTTATAGGATCTAGATGCATAGGATCTAGatgaattttctttgtttcatataTCTCCaataatgttttgaattttttgtaaGGTTTCACATtctatatttttccattttccagtaTACTGGGGATTACACCAACAGTACAAGTATCATAGTTGTGAAGAGATGTAGTATTCTCTCAGCTTTGGTAGAGTCATACCTCCTTTATTCTTTGGAAGCTGGAGGtgccatgttttatttttgatcttttgttgTCCCATATGAATCTAGTTATTAACGCTCGCCTGCTTTGGGtttcattgggggggggggggggggggagggggtcggTGTGTACGTTGTATCTGGAGATCAAAGTCTGCAGGTATGAGAAGCAACTCGTTCAGATGAGTTTCAACCGAACCCCCTTCAACTTCTTCTGGTGACCCAAAGATTCTGATATTATTTCTCTGAGCCCTCGCTTCAGATTCTGTGATTCAGTCTTGCATACGTTAGATCTGCTTCTTCAATGTTGTTAGCTCACCATTAGTCTCCGTGTTGCATTCCTCCAAGTTTGGGATGCGTGACTGGGCCTCCGCCAGGTCTGCTACATGATTTTCATGCGTATTGTGATGTTCTTTGAATTGTAGGTCCATATCTGAGGGAAGATATTTCCCTTTTAGAATTTGTCCTTTACTCCTCGCAGTTGCATATCCAGGTCGAAGATCTGACAGCTAATTTTTGCTAAACCGTCTAGCATTAGCTTTGTGTCGCTGTAGCTGCGCTGGGTTTCGTAGTCCATGTTAGCTTTGTTAGCTTTACTAGCCGCTTCCTCCATCTAGTGGTCGCTGTTTCCGGTTCGGTCAGttcctacttttctttttttgctcttcGGCTTTTCCGCTGTGTGTTTCCTCCACTCAAATCCTctcttgtatttgtttttttccccaagatgtatttgtggactttttttGATAAGCCGATTGTGGTAGCTCCAGACTTAACGTGTCTCCTCTATGCCATCCCACCGGAAGTCCTTGGTAAAATTCTTACTATTAAGGTTTGCTCACAAGAAATCACTGCTCTGTAATGAATTTCAAATTAATGTGCttgcaaaaataaacagaaatgaaaggtTGCTTAAATGTGTGTTTCGTTGAAATAAGCAGAGCAGTTGCTTTTGTTGGGAAATGGTCAGTCTTAGGAAATAAACCAAACCACAATTTACTTCTGTGTGTATTAGGAGGTCGGGTCAAGACATGGAAGAGGCGATGGTTCATTCTGACTGACAACTGCCTGTATTACTTTGAGTTTACCACAGTAAGGCTTTCTATCATACACACTCTGTTACTGTATGAGCTTTAAATGACAGTACTAGTGTTTCTCTAAAgcactctattttttttaaaaaaacttacagTTTATCACTTGAGTGAAATTCGAAAGAATTGGAAAAGAGTTTTCTGAACTTTATCCATTCataaactatttattttctttttcaatactGAATGTAAACCTAGAAAGATGTAACACAGACGACATTTTTATCATGTAGAAACAAAAAGAGGCCTAAAGcagcttctctttcttttttatttatctcgTCACAGGACAAAGAGCCCAGAGGCATCATCCCACTGGAAAATCTTTGTGTGCGAGAAGTGCCATACACTCGCAAACCAGTAAGTCTCAGTCAGCAGATTATTGTGAATGCTTAGTTGctactagggttgtgccgattgtgatgggtgactgacctcACGATCAGACAGACACCATCACACACACCATCAccaaacacaaatccacgtgattgtttgaacggtttctaaggactgagctaCATGTCTACTTTGAAAAGCTAAAACACTGCCCCAAACAGCCCCTGTTAGACCCAGTTCTCCTGAGTCCTGAGTTCGGAagctcgttcacctagagctgcgggacggattgcagtcctaaatctcccacacataccgcacacgtaacaaagcccccccccctcctcaaagacaaagctgtaagtccgcgctccacCGGTCCAAGTAATTGAGTGCAGGAGCAGACAACttcttttctattgttttttttttttcttgttgaaagaaaatcaccgcggatgagtcattagttgggaaataaaataaataaagtaataaattaaaatatggaataataattatataataacgcaacattaaccccccccccccccccccccccgacgttATCATCGTCATATCATcgatggtttactgcaaacatcgtcaactggtAATTTAAGTGACttcgcccaaccctagttgctacaaaataaatgcaaagttGTCTGTCACCAgatgatgatttttttctttgttctgttgTTTGTCTGACAACTTCTAGTATTGTCTGGAGCTCTACAACCCCAACAGTCGAGGGCAGAAGATCAAAGCTTGTAAAACAGAGACGGATGGCAGAGTGGTGGAAGGAAAACATCAGTCATACACCATCTGTGCCTCCAGTGCTGAAGAAAGAGACTCTTGGATTGAGGCTATCAGGTGAgccaacttttttatttaaatagatttACGTATATTGGACATATTTAATCAGAAAATGTTGTCttcaacaataaaacatttatttggcttttttatAAATAGTAGTTTAGGATGTAAAGGCATTATCCGTAatgagcaaaactgagttggttgtgatttattttttattttttcagtcaacaatcagcatccaaaaatccatcaaagtcctcatcttctgtatctggaaTGATCAGCCGGCCTAAATTTCTGTCAAACACGGCAGGTTCTCTTTCGTCATTGTCAGAGTCTGTCTTgttgccgtgcggctcctcaTGAATGATGCCGGCTTTTCGGCACCTCGAAAGCAGTGTAAGCAGACGGATTAGCCCAAGCATCTACAACCCATTCACAAATTGTGGCGTAACTCGCGCTGCCTGTGACAACAATAAAAGCAGTGCGCCGTTGTGCAGATCGATACTGTGCTGCTCCCGTTCTTCTCAACATTGTGACTCACCGGGATGTCCAAAGTCAGCGGCGCCTCGTCCATGTTGGTGTTGTGGCTGGGCTGGAGGTGTTTATAGGCAATCATTTTACTGCAGTAGGAGCAGAAGATgaacagcttttcattgtaatcTGCTGGAAGTCGCTGCAGCACCATATTCCTCGCCAGGATGGAAAGATGTTGAAAGCTTCCTCTATAAGCATTAAT
The sequence above is a segment of the Oryzias latipes chromosome 1, ASM223467v1 genome. Coding sequences within it:
- the LOC101163792 gene encoding cytohesin-4; the protein is MVSSDFTADERMEIESIKMYKKDLLDDIQKLKSEIDSVMAQILSFESAEENKDMERTKQFSNGKKKFNMDPKKGISYLVENKLLDGSPQSIAEFLYKGEGLNKTAIGEFLGEREELHLQTLKMFVELHKFSDLNLVQALRQFLWSFRLPGEAQKIDRMMEAFATRYCECNTDVFQSTDTCYILSFAIIMLNTSLHNPNVKDKTPLERFISMNRGINNGDNLPDDLLSKLYASIRDEPFKIPEDDGNDLTHTFFNPDREGWLLKLGGRVKTWKRRWFILTDNCLYYFEFTTDKEPRGIIPLENLCVREVPYTRKPYCLELYNPNSRGQKIKACKTETDGRVVEGKHQSYTICASSAEERDSWIEAIRASITKDPFYDLVSVRKKKVIKQSPQD